One genomic window of Cydia fagiglandana chromosome 20, ilCydFagi1.1, whole genome shotgun sequence includes the following:
- the LOC134674625 gene encoding uncharacterized protein LOC134674625, with protein MYADCIQACDVMKVFNLTSYYSDKSILVLPEYRGLGIAEKFLTVRRLMCAAHGISVTAGWMTATATQIAAKRDGWETIHEIPYDFFARKYNVTFENIPPTVKLMVGRPDPDNPAAIEA; from the exons ATGTACGCGGACTGTATCCAAGCATGTGACGTCATGAAGGTGTTCAACCTCACGTCTTACTATTCCGACAAATCTATATTAGTACTACCGGAATACAGAGGACTCGGAATAGCAGAAAAGTTTCTGACAGTTAG ACGGCTGATGTGTGCAGCGCACGGCATCTCCGTCACAGCAGGCTGGATGACCGCCACTGCCACCCAGATCGCGGCCAAGCGCGACGGCTGGGAGACCATCCATGAGATCCCTTATGACTTCTTCGCACGCAAGTACAACGTCACCTTCGAAAACATTCCGCCCACGGTTAAACTCATGGTGGGCAGGCCTGATCCAGATAACCCTGCTGCTATTGAAGCCtaa